In Solanum lycopersicum chromosome 3, SLM_r2.1, the genomic stretch GTAATTTGATTTGTTTGactaaaaattaaacttaatgCTGCAAACTGATAGTACTGTAATAAAAAGGTTACATGCTATAGAATTTTTAACATAATGATTGAAATCAATGTGGGCTTTAGACAccaaatgaaaaatcaaaaaaataaaaaagcacgATGATTGGATAAAAgcttattattattgctattttatctttttgagtACATTACAAGATAAAGCTAGAACTAGGAAATTAACTCAAAAGAAATGACAATTAATCTGAGATTAGTCCCAAATTAAGCCACGGTTTGCAGCTTAGGCATGTTTACTACATTATTGTTAGTGTCTTTAACTCCACAATTAGTATCATTTGGACACGTGGCAACCTGTGTTTTATCTGAGCAAACGAGTAAACCAAGTTTCACTATGTCAATAATTTGTTCTTGTGTGAGTTCTGGAAGCTTCTTAGTAGTATTCATCATATTCTCATTCTTCACAATTACTGCTGGAGTTTGTATTTCTGGAAGTTTCTGTTCCTTTAGAATGACCTTCTCTTTTTTGCTATATATTGCATACAACACAATTTGGAGTATGCCAAAGATGAATCCCAATACATTTGGAGCCTATAAATAACATAACAAGGAATATACATTAGTATATAGTCCCTTCCAAAAATAAATGTCTTTTTTCTGTTTTGACAAATTCTTAATTCTTTAACTTCCACGTGGCATGCATGCATGCATGCATGTTTAAGGCTCTACGATTGAATGACATATTACaagattcatttttattttattttatttttaaaatttcgtatcaggtaaaaaagaaatactaaaaaaataaaaggaaggaGGTGAATAACTTACAGCAATGTTAATATCTTTTAGTAAGAGACCATAGAAGAACCACATAACAGCACTTAATGTGAGGAAAACTGATAGAAGTAATGGCATGTATTCCACACTCTTTGTTTTGATGACTTTTCTCTGcatgatattaaatataatgaaaatatataattagcaCCAAATCATGCATGCATgggatttaaaaaaatataatagtcgaaaattaaaaattacttacCACAATGCCTAAGGGTGCAACGAATACACATAATGAGAAAATAAGGCAAATCCATCCAACAATTTGTCCACGAACAACTCCTTTGAATAGAAATTCAGTAATTAGCACTATTGCACCAAATCCACCAACCACTGATAACATGAGCATTTTTATAGTATGGACctgaatgaataaataaataaattaaattttaacgatcaaagttatatttttctttcctatagaaaaggaaggaaaaaaaaggtaaaaattaaaatgcGTACCCTGGCTTTGTTTGGTGCGTAGAGAAGGTAGAGACCAACGTAGATAGTCTCAATGAACATACCAAAGGAGTTAATTGTAATGAGAAGGGgcatgttggattttaaaagtGCATAATATATCCAAAGCATCGAACTAAAGAGTGCAACCACATATGGAATCGATTGATAACCTTCTGTAGATTTCTTCTTGTAAATGTTATAGAACGTTGGTctacaaaaattataataccGTGTTAGTCagattataatatatatacccaaaaaaattcaattagtgATTGGATGGATCCAGACTCACATTGGAGAAAGGAACACAATGAACGAGACAATATTTCCTGCAAAttaccaataaaaaaaaaaaggaaaatgagttTAAGAAAGctatataaatatgattaatGTGATATCATTAGAAATTACGATGGGAGAAAAGGggcaaataataaataaagtaagaTTTTTAGAAGATTAACGAAACAGACTATTAAGAATTTCGaatgaaatatttaaacatTAAAGAAgcaagaaggagaagaaaataaagatgTATATTTACCAAGGACACCAAAAGCAAAAGCCCAGTGATTAAaaaccatttttttaaatttcttttctaaaaatgtTTCTACccaaagtgtttttttttttttttgcaaaagaCAAGCAAGTTTTCTACTTGACTTAGTTGGCTGTGAATAAATGAAGAGAGGTAGATTCACATATTTATACTAGCAAGGGATGGGGAAgatccttaatttattttattttattaaaagtataatGAAAGTGCTAtggcaatatcataaaaattcAAGGGTCCCAAGACATTTCTTTATTATGTCATCCCCCAATCCTTAGGAGCACTAAAGATTAATTACAACTCATGTATAtatgctttatttttttaatgtgttttgattttttttttttattgttattctgTACGAAATGAACCCAAATTAACaaccaaaaagaagaaaaaaaatgggaaGAGGGACCAATTAATAAAGCTTTAGATTTGCATCAATAATAGAGTCGGATGTGGTGTAGCTATTgagaaaatcaatttgatgCAATGGCTGATGAATTTAGGATATGCTTAGCTTTGCAATTGCTTTATGTTACACTTATCTTCTCCTAGTGGGGTGTCATTTATCTGAATATATAGTTTACTACTATGAAATGGATCCAATATAGTTAAtctatgtgattttttttaaaaaaattatttgtgacATATTTAGCATGTCACTTGCATCTTGCTTTTCTAACAATTGTAGAATAAGTAAttgtattttgaaatgaaaaataattaatagtagGTTAGTGGCTTAATGGTGTTTGTATTTTGATTGAGTAGAAAAGTTATATATACGTTCATATAGTGTATCAaaggtttatatatatatatatatatatatatatatatatatatatatatatatatatatatatatacacacacactgtGGTACATTGTATAATATATACGGGGCAAATTTTTGTTCTAGCTTATGGTGCACGTTAACCCATGTTCAATGGAGAGATGATTGTATCTATTGTATTGCTACAGTGTGTATACTATTCTTATAATTGTATAATACTATATGTATGTACAGTGTTTATAGAGTGTATATACGATGCTTATACATTGTATGGTGTTGTTGGTGatatttatgtgaaaatttTGGTCCAAGTGTTGAGCATTTTTTATTAATGGACAGATGACTTTATCTCAATTTCTAATTATTGTATAATCAATGCATATTCAGcttgttattattgtattatccttgtttatcaaaataaaatgcaTATTTAGTAAGTATACACtgaatatatgttatatatatatatattatatccaACGATGTTGAGGGcgataaaatacataaaaaatgtgTATAGTGAATTTGTAACAATGAATAAGTTACAAAGGagggggggtgggggtggggggttgaGATTAacgattaatatattttttttgcaaaatgactaattatgtaactatcccaaaataaaatctctttttctattgttgcatgaaattaattttctttgcCTAGAAAAATTAGttgtaaaagttaaataaaCAACTGTTTAAATTACTCCACTTTTGAGGTTTTGTGGGTAATATTCTCCCAAATTCAAGAGCCACACTATGTTTCtcttaaaatattattgctTTTAACAATGATTGAAACCatgatactttaatttttagattattttatgttcttttatacATATTTTGGTGGAACGTGTTGCATGCAATATATTTTACCAATAATGCTGCTACCGCTTCTAACGTCGTTCTTGATTTAATCTTTACTAGAATAATATATTGGATAGGTAGGAAGAATTTGTGAAAACTCTATCTAGAAGCTTAAAACAGCTTCATTGATGCTTCTAAGAACAAgtagaattgaagaagaagaagagaaagcaGAATGAGGGATGAAGGAAATGTTGATCTTATTTTTTCACACTTTACAAATGCTGCAAATGGTGTATATATACACAGAAATACAGTAACTAACTCCTAACATTCCCACTCACACATTCCACACATATACACACACTAACTAACAGAATTCAATCCTAACTAACCACGTGAACATACTAACAAACTAAC encodes the following:
- the LOC112940022 gene encoding bidirectional sugar transporter SWEET12; the protein is MVFNHWAFAFGVLGNIVSFIVFLSPIPTFYNIYKKKSTEGYQSIPYVVALFSSMLWIYYALLKSNMPLLITINSFGMFIETIYVGLYLLYAPNKARVHTIKMLMLSVVGGFGAIVLITEFLFKGVVRGQIVGWICLIFSLCVFVAPLGIVRKVIKTKSVEYMPLLLSVFLTLSAVMWFFYGLLLKDINIAAPNVLGFIFGILQIVLYAIYSKKEKVILKEQKLPEIQTPAVIVKNENMMNTTKKLPELTQEQIIDIVKLGLLVCSDKTQVATCPNDTNCGVKDTNNNVVNMPKLQTVA